The sequence GCTTAAAGACCTGAAGGTCAAGTCAACTTCGGATTATGTCTTCGTTTTTGAAAGATCCAATCTTCCGGTCACCAGCATCAAGACAGCTTTCAACAAGGCGGTCAAGAGAGCAGGTGCCCCGCATTTTACCATGCATTCGCTTCGTCATACATGTGCTTCAAACTGGATCAAGGGTGGCGTGGATCTGGTGACGGTTAAGGAATTATTGGGTCATCAGTCCATAACGACGACAATGCGCTATGCACACTCGGCCCCCGAAAGTAAAAAGAGGGCGGTGGCGGTGTCGGAAAGACTGGTCCGTGAAGATGGTGGTCACTATTTAGACACTCTGGCAAAATCATTAAAACCGCCTGTTCCACAAATTATTCGTAAACATAAGGTTGCCGCTGTAGCTCAGTTGGTAGAGCGACGCTCTCGTAAAGCGTAGGTCACCGGTTCGATTCCGGTCAGCGGCTCCATGTTGGGCTTAGGCTTGTCCGCCGCAGTCCGCCAAAGGCGGACGCAGGAGGATCAGCGGCTCCATGAATGGCTTCTTTAACCACAAAGGGCACAAAGATCACAAAGGTTTTTATTCTTTAAACGTTAATCTTTGGGCTTTAAACTGTCATACACGGATCAGCGGCTCCATGTCCGGTTTCCCCTATCCACAGATTTCGCAGATTTGCCAGATGGTGTTCCTATGGAAGTAGAAAATTTAGTCTGCGGCGATCTGGGTCAATCTGCGGACGGTAAATAAAGTTGATAAATATGTCCAATCACGATAAATTAATGATCAGCGTGGCCGGGATCAGGGGTGTGGTCGGAACCAGCCTGACTACCGATGCCGTCTTAAAATTCGCCGCAGCCTTCGGTACCTTCGCCGGAGGCGGTCCGATAGTGCTGGGGCGCGATTCCCGCCTGTCCGGACCGGTGATGGAAATGGCGGTGGAGGCCGGACTGCGCTCGGTGGGCTGCGATGTCATCAGGATCGGCATCGTCCCCACCCCCACCGTCCAGCTGATGACCAGACTGCTGAAGGCCAAGGGGGGCATCGCCATCACCGCCAGCCATAACCCCTCCCAGTGGAACGCCCTTAAATTCGTCTCCGGCCAGGGGCTGTTTTTAGATAAAGGCCAGGGCGAAAAGGTCATCGCCCTTTTCCATTCCGGCAGGTTTGCCTATAAACAATATGACCGGCTGGGCGGCAGCGAGGATTATCCCAATGCCATAGGCGACCATGTGGCCAAAATACTTAAATTATCATTTCTGGATATTCCGGCCATCAGGAGAAAAAAATTCAAGGTAGTGACAGATACCTGCCACGGGGCCGGCGGGCCGATATTCAGCCTGCTGCTTAAAGAATTGGGCTGCCGGGCCATCTCCCTGCACAACGAAACCAGCGGAAAGTTCTCCCGGCCCATCGAGCCGCAGGCCAAGAATCTGAAGGAACTGGAGAAGGCTGTCGTCGCCCACCAGGCCGATATCGGCTTTGCCACCGACGCCGACGTGGACCGACTGTCCCTGGTCTCCGATAAGGGCAAAGCGATCGGGGAGGAATATTCCCTGGCTTTGGCCGCCCGCTTCATGTTCTCGCATTTCAAGACCCAGGCCGTCACCAACCTCTCCACCAGCCGGATGATAGACGACCTGGCCGGCCAGTTCAAGACCAGCGTCATACGGACCCCGGTGGGCGAGGCCAACGTGGTCGGCGCCATGAAAAAGCACCGGGCCAGGATCGGCGGGGAGGGCAACGGGGGGATAATCATCCCGGAGCTCAATTACGCCCGGGACGCCTCCGCCGGGATAGCCTTGATATTACAGATGCTGACCGAGGAGAACATTCCACTATCACAGATTGCCGATAAAATTCCCGGATATTATATTATCAAGACCACCTTGACAGTGAAGGATCCCCAGAAGTTTTTGGCCCGGGCGGCCAAAATATTCACCCAATGTAAAATTGACAAAAGGGACGGCCTTAAATATACCTGGCCCGATGCCTGGGTGCATATCCGGGCCTCCGGCACCGAGCCGATAGTGCGGGTGATCGCCGAAGCGCGGGAGGAGAAGCAAGCCCGCATATTGGTCAGGAAGATAAACGGGGGATTGTAGCGGCGATCCATGAATCGCCCAAAGACAGGATAATTAATATGAATAATCCGTGAAATCCGTGTCCCTTTTCTAATTTTATCCCGACATCAAAAACCTGTTAACCATCATCTAACATTATGTGCGGAATAGTCGGTTACATCGGAACCAAGAACTGCGTCCCCCTTATCATGGAGGGCCTGAAGCGCCTGGAATACCGGGGCTACGACTCGGCCGGCCTGGCTCTGATAAAGGAAGGCAAGCTGATCATCGAGAAGAAGGCCGGCAAGGTGGCCGACCTGGCGGAGATGATCAAGGGGAAGGAACTATCCGCTTCTTTGGGGATAGGACACACCCGTTGGGCCACCCACGGCGAGCCGGATGACCTGAATGCCCACCCCCACTGGGACTGCAAGGGCGAGATAGCCATCATCCATAACGGGATCATCGAGAACTACTCCACCCTCAAGAAAAAACTGATCCAGGACGGCCATCAGATCCGGACTGCCACCGATACCGAGATACTGGTCCACCTGATCGAGGAGATGTACAAGCAGACCCGGGATCTTTTCTCCGCCGTCAGATACGCCCTGCTGGAGGTGGAGGGCACCTTCGGCATTCTGGTGATATCTCCCAAAGAGCCGGACAGGATCATCGCCGCCCGCCGTGGCAGCCCCCTGGTGATAGGGGTGGGAGAGGGTGAGAACCTGATCGCCTCCGATGCCGCCGCCCTGGTGGAACACACCCGGCAGGTGGTCTATCTTAATGACGACGAGATGGCCTGCATTATGGCCGATTCATTCTATACCAAGACCATTTATGACCAGGAGGTGGTCAAGCAGATCGAAAAGATCACCTTTTCCCTGGAACAGATAGAACGGGGCGGCTATGAGCATTTTATGCTCAAGGAGATAAATGAACAGCCGACCTCCCTGGAGAACGCCATGCGGGGCCGCCTGATGGCTAAAGAAGGCGACGTTCGGCTGGGAGGCCTGCATACGGTGATGGACAAACTTTTAAATGCCCGGCGGATAATCATCACCTCCTGCGGCACCTCCTGGCATGCCGCCCTGGTGGGCAAGTATATGCTGGAACAGCTGGGCCGGATCCCGGTGGATGTGGATTACGCTTCGGAATTCCGATTCCGCAATCCGGTCATCCGGCCGGACGATGTGGTGATGGTCATCAGCCAGAGCGGCGAGACCGCCGATACCCTGGCGGCCCTGCGGGAGGCCAAATCCAGAGGGGTTCCGGTGCTGGGGATCGTCAACGTGGTGGGCAGCACCATCGCCCGGGAGACCGACGCCGGAGTATATATTCACGCCGGGCCGGAGATAGGAGTGGCCTCCACCAAGGCCTTCACCTCGCAGATCGCCGTGCTGGGCCAGATAGCGATCCTGTTGGCCAAGAACCGGGGTCTGCCGCAAAAGACCCTGGCCAATATCGCCCAGGACCTGGCCGACATCCCCAACAAAGTCCGCCAGGTGCTTTTACTGGACGACCAGATCAAGAAGATAGCCCAAGAGTTCAAAAACGCCGAGAATTTTCTCTATCTGGGCCGGGGCAGCAATTTCCCCACCGCCCTGGAGGGAGCCCTGAAGCTGAAAGAGATCTCTTACATCCATGCCGAGGGCTATCCGGCCGCCGAGATGAAACACGGACCCATCGCCCTGATTGACGAGAACATGCCGGTGGTCTTTATAGTGCCCAAGGACGCCCTGTACGACAAGGTGGTCAGCAACATTCAGGAGGTGCGGGCCCGCAAAGGCCGGGTGATCGCCATTGCCAACGTCGATGACAACGACATAGACCATCTGGCCGAGTTCGTGATAAAGGTCCCCCGGACCTACAGCTATTTCGGCCCCATCATCAACAGCATCCCCCTGCAATTGCTGGCCTATCATATCGCCTTGCTCCGGGGCTGCAATGTGGACCAGCCAAGAAATCTGGCCAAGAGCGTGACCGTGGAATAGAATGGGTTTGATCTTATAGAATTTAACATAATGGCAGGTGAACATGAAAACAGACAAGAAAGCCTATGGCCGGTATCTGGGAGAGGAGACCTCCGCCAGATTTTTTGCCGGGAAACTTTCCCAAAACGAAAAGGAACAGACATTGCGCCAGCTGTCCGAATTGACCCGGGTCTTTTGGTCCTATCTGCCGGGCGCGGCATTCAGGAGGCATGCCCAAAAGCTCCATAGCGGGGCCAAGGTGGAGCAGGCCCTGCTGCTGGCCGATGTCACCGGCTTCACGGCGCTGTCCGAGAGGCTGTCCCGCATCGGACGGGAGGGGGCCGAGGAGGTTACCGGTATCATCAACAGCTATTTTGCCCCGCTGATAAAGATCGTTCACAACTACGGCGGAGATGTGGTCTACTTCGGCGGCGACGCTTTCAGCGCCGGCTTCGAGTCGGTGGAGGGCGAGCCCTCGCCCAGCCATCTCCGGGCTCTGCAGGCTGCTTTTGAGATGCAGGAGCTGGTCAAGAATTTTACCGAGATCAAGACCTCGTCCGGGGCCTTCCCCATCAGCCTGCACCTGGCCCTGCATTTCGGTCCCACCGAGATATTCAGCGTGGGCCGGCGCGATCTGGACCTGGAATATTTCATGGCCGGGCGGGTCACCAACTATGCCTCCCAGCTGGAGGACCTATCCTCCGGGGCAGAACTATTGATCAGCCGGGAACTTTATGATAAGGCCAAGACCAAGATAACCGCCGAACCCGCCCAGGGCAATACTTATAAACTTGTCAAAGTGAACGAAAAAGTTGGCCATCTGGAAGCGGCCGGCCGGGAGGAGACAGAGGATATCGAGCGGTCCATCGAGCATCTGGAAGCGATCCGCCCTTATTTCTCAAGCTGGCTGACACAAAGGATCATGGCCGATCCCAAATCCGGAGGCGTTGCCGGGGAGCATCGCCGGGTGACCATGCTGTTCCTGAACGTCTGGGGGGTGGATTTCGACGATGATCAACATGCCATTTCCAAGGCCCAGAATTATTTCTCGGTCCTGCAGGAGGTGGTGGAGAGATATGGCGGGCTGGTCAACAAGGTGGATTTCAGTTCCCTGGGCCACAAGGTGCTGATTTTATTCGGGGCCCATATCGCCCACGAGAACGACGAGGAACGCGCCCTGCTGTGCGCTCTGGAGATGCTGGGTCGCGAGGAGTTCGGTTATGGCGGGGTCAAGCAAAAATTCGGGGTCAACAGCGGCTATGTCTTCGCCGGAACGGTCGGCTCGGCCCTGCGCCGGGAGTTCACCGTGATGGGCGACGAGGTCAACCTGGCGGCCCGCCTGATGTCATCGGCCGGGGAGCAGGAACTGCTGGCCACCGCCGCCATCCAGCGGAAGAACTCGGGAAAATTCGGATTCAAAAACCTGGGCGAGAGGGAGTTCAAGGGCAAGAAGCACCCCATCACCATATATCAGGTAAGTAAAAGGGATGAAACCGGCGAGGATGTCTTTGCCAAGTGGATGACGGAATCCAAGGCCATGGTGGGCCGCCAGAAGGAAAAGGAACTGTTGAACAGCGCCGTGGAAAAAGGCATCTCCGGGCAGGGCCAGATAATATCGGTGGTGGGCGAGGCCGGCATCGGAAAATCCAGGCTGTCCCGGGAGCTGATCCAAAACTGGGCCGAGCGGGGGTACTCTTTCTTTGTGGGCAACTGCCAGTCCTACGGCGCGGCCATCTCCTACCTGCCCTGGGCCGATCTGCTGAAGAGCTATCTGGGGATAAAGGAGGCCGACCCCATGGAGGCCAAGACATCCCGGATCCACAAAATGCTGGAGATCATCGACCCGGCTCTCAAGGAGTGGTCCCCGATCATCGGCGAGGTGGTGGGGGTGCCCATGCCGGAGAGCGAGCTGACCAAGTCGCTGGACGCCAAGCTCAGACAGCAGAGATTATTCGACCTGGTGCTGGATATCTTCAGCTGGGGGGCGGCCCAGGAGCCGTTGCTGCTGATAATCGAGGACCTGCACTGGGCCGATGGGGCCTCGTTGGGGCTGCTGAACTACGTGGCCCGCAATATCGGCGACAAGCCCATAGTGCTGTGCCTAGTCTACCGGCCCATCGAGGTCAAGCACGAATTCGCCGGCAAGGAATACCACAGCCAGATGACCCTCAAGGAGCTGAGCCGGGAGGAGAGCCTGGAACTGGTGAAGACCCTGCTGGATATCCAAGGGATGCCGCCGGAACTGGAGCAGTTGATCCTGAAAAAATCCCAGGGCAACCCCTTCTTCGTGGAAGAGGTGGTCAAATCTCTGATCGAACAGGAAGTGGTAGCCGAGAAGGACGGCCAGTGGCGGGTGGTCGCGACCGATATTGCCAAGATCAACATTCCGGACACCGTTCAGGGGGTGATCATGAGCCGCATCGACCGCCTGCCGGCCGAGACCCGGGAGGTGCTTCAGATCTCTTCAGTGATAGGTCGCGAGTTCGACCAACATATTTTGCAGGCGATATATCCCAAGAAGGTCGAGATAAATCCCCACCTCAAAAGCCTGAGAGGCCTGGACCTGGTGCTGTCGGAGCAGGAGGGCAGCTATTACTTCAAGCACATCATGACCCAGGAGGTGGCCTACGACAGCCTGCCGTTCAGCCGCCGGCGGGAACTGCACAACAACATCGGCGACCATATAGAGCTTTCCAATGAGGACAAGATAGAAGAGGCTCTGGAACTATTGTCGCACCATTACTTCCATGCCCAGAACTGGGAGCCGGCCTTCTTCTATTCGGTGGAGGCCGGGGACAAAGCCAAGAAAGCCTACGCCAACCAGGAGGCCCTGGCCCATTACGACCGGGCACTGGAGGTGTTCGACAAGATGGTGGAGGCCGGGATGCTGCCCGAACTGACCCGCCGCATCCAGGAGGAGTTGAAGCAGAAGGAAGCGGAGGTGGCCAAGTAGGGCAGGCAAAAATATCCATATCCCAGGGCCTCTGGTCTAGCGGCAGGCAAAAAACATTGGTGATGACAATTACTTTGGCCGAACGGAGGCCCGTTCCCTAATTCGGCGAACCTGGCAAATCAAATTATGGGGCATAACTATTGAAGCAAAAAGCCATTCTGGTCGGCAGTGTGCTGGGTCGGGCTAGCGTCTTTGAGGAAGAGGAATCTTTAAAGGAGTTGGCCCGTCTGGCGGATACCGCCGGGGCCTCGGTGATAGACCACCTGGTGCAAAGGCGGGTCCGTCCCGACGCCACCTATTTCATCGGCAAGGGCAAGGTGGAGGAGTTGGCGCTGGCCGTGGCTGACAGCCGGGCTGATCTGGTGATATTCGATCACAGCCTGACCCCCAGCCAGGCCTCCAATATACAGGCCCAGCTGGATTGCCGGGTGGTGGACCGGGCGGAGCTGATCATGGATATTTTTGCCAGGCAGGCCAAAAGCGCCGAATCCAAGATCCAGGTGGAACTGGCCCAGCTGCAATACCGCTTCTCCCGTTTGGTGGGGGCCGGACTGGAGATGACCGACCCCGGGGCCGGGATCGGGACCAGGGGGCCGGGAGAGAAACAGTTGGAGCTGGACCGGCGAAAGATCAGGCATAGGATAGCCCGGCTCAAGCAGGAGCTTAAAAAGATAGAACAGCAGAGGAGGACCCAGCGAAAATCCCGGGCCGGTGTTTTCAAGATATCCCTGGTGGGATACACCAATGCCGGCAAATCCACCCTGATGAATCTGCTGTCCCGGGCCGGGGTCAAAGTGGAGGACCGGCTGTTCGCCACTTTGGATGCCACCACCCGGGCGGTGGTGCTGGCCTCGGGGGAAAAATTCCTGCTGACCGATACGGTGGGCTTCATCCGGCGCCTGCCCCATCAGCTGGTGGCCTCGTTCAAGGCCACCCTGGAGGAGGTCAACCAGGCCGACCTGGTGCTGCAGGTGGTGGACAGCCCCCATCCCCTCTATCTTAAAGAGATCGCCGCGGTGGAGGAGGTGTTAAAGGAGATCAAGGCCGACCGTCCGGAGTTGTTGGTGTTCAACAAGACGGATCTGCTGGACCCGGATACCCTGGACGGCCTGCGGAGGAATTATCCCGGCGCGGCGTTCCTTTCCGCCCTGACCGGCGAGGGCCGCCGGGAGCTGGAGGACATGATTCGGCAAAGAATGGAATCTCCGGGATGGGGGGAATAAAGGTTGCCAGGGGCGGGTATATACAGATGAAGGTCTTTTAAGATGAAGGCTGCCGGGTTCTTGGGTAATTATTTCAAACTGACCGGACGTTTCTCCCGGAATGCCAAGCTGTATCTGCTGGCCACCTTTCTGATATCCGTCGGTTTCTCTTTCTATGGGGTTCTGTTCAATCTCTATCTGACCGAGGGAGGGCTGCAGGAGGGGATCATCGGCAGCATCCTTTCGCTAAGCGGGTTGGCTCTGGTCATCACCGCCATTCCGGCCGGTATCCTCTCCGACCGGCTGGGCCGGAAAAAAGCTATGATCATCGGCACCCTGTCCGGGGCCCTGCTGTCGATCTTCCGGGCTCTGACCGTGAACGGCCCGGGCCTTCTGTCCCTGAGTTTTTTGGGAGGGGTCGCCTCGACGCTCTATGTTCTGTCCGCCGCTCCCTTTATGATGGAGAGCAGCCGCCCGGAGGAGCGGACCCATCTCTTCTCGGCCTCGTTTGCGGTAATGCTGGCGGCCGGGATTGCCGGCAACCTTTTGGCCGGAGGGCTTCCCGGCTGGGTTAGGAATGTTTTTGGCGGCAGTACTTTCACGGCTTATCGTTTTTCTCTGCTATTGGGCTCCGGCATATTCCTTACCGCCCTGTGGCCGCTATTTAAAATATCCCAGACCCCAATAATCAACGATAAATCTGGTCTGATCAGCCTTAAGCGCCTGGGGCAAGGGTTCAGGGCCGCCGGCGGGTTCGTCTGGTGCAACTTCTGGATCGGGCTGGGGGCGGGGCTGGTGATACCGTTCTTCAACCTGTATTTTGCCAAAAGATTCGGAGCCTCCAGCAGCCAGATCGGCCTGTATTTTTCGGTGTCCCAGATATTCACCCTGGCGGCGGTGCTGGTGGGTCCGGCCCTGGCCAAGCGTTTCGGCAAGGTAAGGACCGTGGTTGTCATGGAGCTGCTATCACTGCCGTTCCTGATAAGCCTGGGGGCGGAAAAAATTCTTTACATTGCGGTGCTGTCCTTCTGGATGAGGGCCAGCCTGATGCAGATGTCCTCGCCCATCTCCTCGGCTTTTATGATGGAGATAGTCCCGGATGATGCCAGGGCTACGGTCAACAGCATAGCTACCATGGCCTGGAACCTGTCCTGGACCTTCTCCACCGCTTTCTCGGGATGGGCCATGCAGCGCTATGGCTACGCCATGCCATATTATCTTACGGCCGGCTGTTATGCGGTCTCGGCGGTATCTTTCTACCTGCTGTACAATAAAAAAGAGCCGGGAAGATAGCGCCTTGATAAAATGATACGGAAAGGGATCATGGATAAACCAAGCCTAGCAATAATCGGAGTCGGCAAGCTGGGAAGCACTCTGGCATTGGCCCTGTGGCAAAAGGGTTATCGCCTAAGCGGCCTGTCCGACATCGATCCGGCCAGGGTGGAGGAAACGGCCCGGGCGGTAAACCCGGCCGTATCAGACAGCGATCCCTCGGCTGCGACCCGGGGGGCGGAGATCGTGATCCTGGCGGTTCCCGATGACAGCGTAAAGGCCGTCTCCGATCAGCTGGCCTCCCGGCAGGCCCTGACCAAGGGACAGATACTATGCCACTGTTCGGGCTTTCTGCCGTCATCAGCCCTGGTGGCCAACAAGATGCTGGGGGCCTCCATTGCTTCAATGCATCCCCTGGCCAGCTTTCCCAGATGCTTGAGCCCCTGGGATCGTTTCAAGGGCATCTATTTCGGGATCGAGGGAGACGCCCTGGCCTTGGCAGGATTGAGGCCCTTGATAGAATCGCTGGACTGTTCTCCGGTGGATATACTGCCGTCCCGAAAGAATCTGTATCATCTCTCCAGCGTGATGGCTTCGAACTATCTGGTGGCCCTGATGTATGCCGCGGGCCAGATGATGGAAACGACGGTGGCCGATAAGGGAAAAACCGAAGCCATGCTCCAGAGCCTGGCCAGGACGGTGATTGACAGCCTGGGTGAGAACGGGTTGGAAAATTCACTAAGCGGGCCCATCGAGCGGGGCGATGTCCAAACGGTGACCGGGCATCTGGAGGCCCTGAAAAAAGATTTTCCCCAGGGGGCGGAGTTATACAAGGTCCTGGGAAGGTCGCTGCTCCGGATATCAAAACAGCGAAATCCCCAGGGAAGGGAATGGGCCGGCTGGGAGAAATTGCTGGATTAGCCAAAGATTATTGAATATTTTTAAGATTTTCTCTTGACTTTACATATATATCAATTTATAATTGACATTCTGGTTAATTAAAATGAAATATTTTATAAAATCGTGGCCTTACCTCGGTTTGGCCTTGTTGTCGCTATTCGGCTGCGGCCCCCAACAAAGCAAATCCGATGAGACCCAGACCGCCGGAAGGATAGTGGTCAAGGGGGAGGATCTGGCCATCAGAATGATCAGGCGCGAAGCCCAGTCTTTTATGGCCCTGTACCCCAAATCCAATATCGCGGTTGATGAAGGCGGCTCCAAGGCGGCGATTGCAGCTCTCAACGAAGGCCGGGCCAGGATCGCGGTGATGAACCGCCCCATAACCCGCACCGAGGATTCCATAATCAAAACCAACGGCGGCCTGGCCAAAGAATACAAGATAGCCTACGACGGGCTGGCGGTGATTGTCAATTCCCAAAATAAGATACAGCGGCTGGATTTTGAACAATTATCGGGGA comes from Candidatus Edwardsbacteria bacterium RifOxyA12_full_54_48 and encodes:
- a CDS encoding phosphoglucosamine mutase, whose amino-acid sequence is MSNHDKLMISVAGIRGVVGTSLTTDAVLKFAAAFGTFAGGGPIVLGRDSRLSGPVMEMAVEAGLRSVGCDVIRIGIVPTPTVQLMTRLLKAKGGIAITASHNPSQWNALKFVSGQGLFLDKGQGEKVIALFHSGRFAYKQYDRLGGSEDYPNAIGDHVAKILKLSFLDIPAIRRKKFKVVTDTCHGAGGPIFSLLLKELGCRAISLHNETSGKFSRPIEPQAKNLKELEKAVVAHQADIGFATDADVDRLSLVSDKGKAIGEEYSLALAARFMFSHFKTQAVTNLSTSRMIDDLAGQFKTSVIRTPVGEANVVGAMKKHRARIGGEGNGGIIIPELNYARDASAGIALILQMLTEENIPLSQIADKIPGYYIIKTTLTVKDPQKFLARAAKIFTQCKIDKRDGLKYTWPDAWVHIRASGTEPIVRVIAEAREEKQARILVRKINGGL
- a CDS encoding glutamine--fructose-6-phosphate aminotransferase, which codes for MCGIVGYIGTKNCVPLIMEGLKRLEYRGYDSAGLALIKEGKLIIEKKAGKVADLAEMIKGKELSASLGIGHTRWATHGEPDDLNAHPHWDCKGEIAIIHNGIIENYSTLKKKLIQDGHQIRTATDTEILVHLIEEMYKQTRDLFSAVRYALLEVEGTFGILVISPKEPDRIIAARRGSPLVIGVGEGENLIASDAAALVEHTRQVVYLNDDEMACIMADSFYTKTIYDQEVVKQIEKITFSLEQIERGGYEHFMLKEINEQPTSLENAMRGRLMAKEGDVRLGGLHTVMDKLLNARRIIITSCGTSWHAALVGKYMLEQLGRIPVDVDYASEFRFRNPVIRPDDVVMVISQSGETADTLAALREAKSRGVPVLGIVNVVGSTIARETDAGVYIHAGPEIGVASTKAFTSQIAVLGQIAILLAKNRGLPQKTLANIAQDLADIPNKVRQVLLLDDQIKKIAQEFKNAENFLYLGRGSNFPTALEGALKLKEISYIHAEGYPAAEMKHGPIALIDENMPVVFIVPKDALYDKVVSNIQEVRARKGRVIAIANVDDNDIDHLAEFVIKVPRTYSYFGPIINSIPLQLLAYHIALLRGCNVDQPRNLAKSVTVE
- a CDS encoding GTPase HflX encodes the protein MKQKAILVGSVLGRASVFEEEESLKELARLADTAGASVIDHLVQRRVRPDATYFIGKGKVEELALAVADSRADLVIFDHSLTPSQASNIQAQLDCRVVDRAELIMDIFARQAKSAESKIQVELAQLQYRFSRLVGAGLEMTDPGAGIGTRGPGEKQLELDRRKIRHRIARLKQELKKIEQQRRTQRKSRAGVFKISLVGYTNAGKSTLMNLLSRAGVKVEDRLFATLDATTRAVVLASGEKFLLTDTVGFIRRLPHQLVASFKATLEEVNQADLVLQVVDSPHPLYLKEIAAVEEVLKEIKADRPELLVFNKTDLLDPDTLDGLRRNYPGAAFLSALTGEGRRELEDMIRQRMESPGWGE